One region of Fragaria vesca subsp. vesca linkage group LG4, FraVesHawaii_1.0, whole genome shotgun sequence genomic DNA includes:
- the LOC101303217 gene encoding putative ribonuclease H protein At1g65750-like, with protein sequence MYERASGQQVNYSKSSVVFSRNLPDELKQILALELRVTKVHEHDKYLGLPFRVGKSKMDKFSYLQEKVTNKLVNWKSQILSCAGKTVLIKVVAQTMPTYAMNCYLLPKILCDNIHKLCASFFWGDSETKKKIHWQSWVKLCLTKEEGGMGFKNLYAYNLALLAKQGWRFMSQPNSLVTRVFKARYFPTISFQDAQLGDNPSYPWRRILEGRSVLQASVKWRIGDGTKASIWKDAWIPECPKYLIQKPPHTPYELVSDLLTPSKDWNEQLVHHLFHPQVAVQIMQIPLNRHDMQDSQYWAPDKKGFFSVKSAYWIARANVMGNVLASSSQGVQSSVAENMAG encoded by the coding sequence ATGTATGAGAGAGCAAGTGGACAACAGGTTAATTACTCGAAAAGTTCGGTAGTTTTTAGCCGGAACTTGCCAGACGAACTCAAGCAGATTTTGGCGTTAGAACTAAGAGTTACCAAGGTACATGAGCATGACAAGTACCTTGGACTACCATTCCGTGTTGGCAAATCCAAAATGGATAAATTCAGTTATTTACAAGAAAAGGTTACGAACAAGTTGGTGAATTGGAAGTCACAAATTCTTAGTTGTGCTGGTAAGACCGTTTTGATTAAGGTTGTGGCTCAAACAATGCCTACATATGCTATGAATTGTTACCTCCTCCCCAAAATCCTGTGTGATAACATACATAAACTCTGTGCTTCTTTCTTTTGGGGTGATTCGGAAACCAAAAAGAAAATTCATTGGCAGAGTTGGGTGAAGCTTTGCTTGACAAAAGAGGAAGGTGGTATGGGTTTCAAGAATCTCTATGCATATAACCTAGCGCTGCTTGCGAAACAAGGATGGCGATTTATGTCTCAGCCAAATTCACTTGTTACTAGAGTGTTCAAAGCTAGGTACTTTCCCACAATCTCGTTTCAAGATGCACAACTTGGGGACAATCCCTCCTATCCTTGGAGAAGGATATTAGAAGGTAGGTCTGTTTTGCAGGCTAGTGTTAAATGGAGGATTGGTGATGGTACAAAGGCGAGTATATGGAAGGATGCTTGGATACCTGAATGTCCCAAATACCTTATTCAGAAACCACCTCATACCCCTTATGAGTTGGTGTCCGATCTACTTACTCCCTCTAAAGATTGGAATGAGCAGTTGGTTCATCATCTTTTTCACCCTCAGGTTGCTGTGCAAATCATGCAGATTCCTCTAAACAGACATGATATGCAGGATTCCCAATACTGGGCACCAGATAAAAAAGGTTTCTTCTCGGTTAAATCTGCTTATTGGATAGCTCGTGCAAATGTCATGGGTAATGTTCTAGCCTCTTCCTCACAAGGTGTACAAAGCTCTGTGGCAGAAAATATGGCAGGCTAA
- the LOC101295991 gene encoding AP-5 complex subunit zeta-1-like, whose product MVDGDYRDWDFYLRTLSNSARDSNAANNPASDPALLQSVKKLYELCKAENSEDLVARVYPQINKLFQRSVASLSESRTTSNSLLLLAILQFCLDFGDLVLHDADPSLRTFFRSCLSREFADPVVAEATLDFLNVNKKKLSTSFPTLLPQFFPLMLKLIAWNGERLEKSFFKVFPGLMSPGSFLPLFPSLVDLPTLVVALEKVEKSSGSLVGNSIASMQKSSAPEMLLALMDEAYTGSTIGDGGGDSESEDTNAIDVADPLFLDLLKDENDGIAERHLTSPGIVAALQAAINNPRSNRLKYILQMAPRLLDLYFAIALRDVNNSLICALIPLLMSRNGTIFPDKVYSYEVRKRLLEFMLAAFQRSPDFIALLKKPIMDRLAEAYSGQAYDSPEKEELALQLCWAIGEHGGGGASHKDAARELFESLELLLYESLSSSRVGLRQESALSSDNLTSRKSSQSRLLCFVITAIAKLATNHRELLPRARFSLSKVVRSRISDVRVWRRACDYLGLINEPAIASSVLGPSRPSHGQMQKPGTVKWSEGATKMIAHIPFYILGEQEGPPFHDFFFSDVLPR is encoded by the exons ATGGTGGACGGAGACTACCGGGACTGGGATTTCTACCTGAGAACCTTATCAAACAGCGCCAGAGACTCCAATGCCGCCAACAATCCCGCTTCCGATCCCGCTCTTCTCCAATCC GTGAAGAAGCTGTATGAGTTGTGTAAAGCTGAGAATTCGGAGGATTTGGTGGCGAGGGTTTATCCCCAGATTAACAAGCTCTTTCAACGCTCCGTCGCTTCTCTCTCTGAATCTCGCACCACCTCTAATAGCCTCCTCTTGCTG GCCATTCTTCAATTTTGCCTTGATTTTGGAGACTTGGTTCTGCATGACGCTGATCCCAGTCTCAGGACATTTTTTCGTTCCTGCTTGAGCCG TGAGTTTGCAGATCCAGTTGTCGCAGAAGCGACCCTTGACTTTCTGAATGTAAACAAGAAAAAGCTCTCAACGTCTTTCCCTACCTTACTGCCTCAG TTCTTTCCCTTGATGTTAAAGTTGATTGCATGGAATGGGGAACG ATTAGAAAAATCATTCTTCAAGGTGTTTCCAGGATTGATGTCTCCAGGGTCATTTCTTCCATTATTTCCATCTCTAGTGGACTTGCCAA CTTTGGTAGTGGCATTGGAGAAAGTAGAAAAGAGCTCAGGATCATTGGTTGGAAACAGCATAGCTTCAATGCAGAAGAGTTCGGCTCCTGAG ATGCTGCTGGCGCTTATGGATGAAGCTTATACCGGTTCAACAATAGGAGATGGAGGGGGAGATTCCGAGTCAGAGGACACTAATGCAATAGATGTTGCTGACCCTCTGTTCCTCGACCTTTTAAAGGATGAAAATGATGGCATCGCT GAGCGCCACTTGACCTCTCCTGGGATAGTTGCAGCTTTACAGGCTGCAATAAATAACCCTCGATCCAATAGGCTGAAATATATACTTCAGATGGCACCGCGGCTTCTTGATCTTTACTTTGCTATAGCATTACGTGATGTCAACAATT CTTTGATCTGCGCATTGATTCCCCTACTCATGTCTAGGAATGGTACAATTTTTCCTGACAAAGTTTATTCTTATGAG GTCCGTAAGAGGCTTTTAGAATTCATGCTTGCCGCCTTTCAGCGCTCCCCAGATTTTATTGCGCTTTTGAAG AAGCCTATAATGGACAGGCTTGCAGAAGCTTATAGTGGACAAGCTTATGACAGCCCTGAAAAG GAAGAGTTGGCATTACAATTGTGTTGGGCTATTGGAGAGCATGGTGGGGGTGGAGCATCACACAAAGATGCAGCTCGTGAGCTTTTTGAGAGTTTAGAGCTACTCCTATATGAAAGCCTTTCATCTAG TCGTGTAGGCCTGCGGCAAGAGTCTGCCTTGAGCTCAGATAACCTAACTTCAAGAAAGTCATCACAGTCAAGGCTTCTATGTTTTGTTATTACAGCCATTGCAAAGCTGGCAACCAACCACCGTGAATTGCTGCCCAGGGCTCGCTTTTCCTTGAGCAAA GTAGTTAGGTCTCGGATATCGGATGTGAGGGTCTGGAGACGGGCTTGTGATTATTTGGGTTTAATAAATGAACCTGCAATTGCCTCTTCTGTTTTGGGGCCTTCACGACCTTCACATGGACAAATGCAGAAGCCAGGTACTGTCAAGTGGAGCGAGGGCGCAACAAAGATGATTGCACATATTCCATTCTATATCCTCGGTGAACAAGAAG GTCCACCCTTCCATGATTTTTTCTTTTCAGATGTTCTTCCAAGATGA
- the LOC101303509 gene encoding DNA ligase 4-like: MNQKNEETKFSVLCSLFNWIQRSKTSALKRSKFRKFLDNFCKPSDYFAAIRLVLPNLDRERGSYGLKESVLATCLIDALGMSRDSDDALRLINWRKGGARTGANAGNFALVAAEVLQRRQGLSSGGLTINELNELLDRLASSENRTEKTSILTTLVQKTNAQEMKWIVMIILKDLKLGISEKSIFHEFHPDAEDLFNVTCDLKLVCEKLRNRSQRHKRQDIEVGKAVRPQLAMRVGDATAAWKKFHGKEIVVECKFDGDRIQIHKNGGEVHYYSRNFLDHSEYGHAMSDIIIQNVQADRCILDGEMLVWDTSLKRFAEFGSNQEIAKAAKDGLDSDKQLCYVAFDILYVGDTSVIHESLKERQELLQKVVKPLTGRLEILVPNGGLNTRRSSGEPCWSLVVHTVDDVQRFFKETIANRDEGIVIKDLGSKWEPSDRSGKWLKLKPDYIRAGSDLDVLIIGGYYGSGRRGGEVAQFLVGLAERPVANTYPRRFVSFCRVGTGLTDEELDAVATKLKPYLRKYDYPKKAPPSFYEVTNHSKERPDVWVESPEKSIILSITSDIRTIRSEVFAAPYSLRFPRIDRIRYDKPWHECLDVQSFIELVDSGNGTTQKGTGTDYGGLQDDKKKHKRISKKEEKRNLSLVPSHLVQTDVSGVKEDSLIFSKMMFYFVNVPPTHSLDSLHKIVAENGGTFSMNLNNSVTHCVAAESKGIKYQAAKRQGDVIHLSWVLDCCSLKKLLPLQPKYYLSISDSSKKKLEEEIDEFSDPYFWDLDLADMKQLLSNVPRSEDAKRINYYKKKYCPMEKWSRFHGCCICFNSSIHSLKPDWEVMLGVTVRRLKIEVLMGGGRVSDNLADATHLVLLSIQGCDVGFETLSQSLTEAEKHFLHNKRLHVVGLQWLEDCLEKKQRLQEESYSLKPYGWEEFNIEECNHDMVLEEAPSDNVEIQKVPSASKKGRNRGNAAQENNGILRSPERGSKRKRGRPAGTNRGKSGATQTRRTRARIGRKPAKISFHESDESDSYDHTSFKEDVDIAEGTHEMVGDRSLDMQRNEAMKDSTSSQSGKAAEQEVVADIRFDGNSVKFPEIEMIEKHNSQDQDNKEKLEVNDDPVQAMLLGLIPSLGTKNAQTMKMSIESEKPPVDLIPSHGKKNVQTTSHTSAEDDKPPCDIVAEPTKKKKVSYKDLASQLLKDW; the protein is encoded by the exons ATGAACCAGAAGAATGAGGAGACTAAGTTCAGTGTGCTGTGCAGCCTCTTCAATTGGATCCAACGCAGCAAGACCTCCGCCCTAAAGCGCTCCAAGTTCCGCAAATTCCTTGACAACTTCTGCAAACCCTCCGACTACTTCGCCGCAATCCGCCTCGTTCTCCCAAACCTCGATCGCGAGCGCGGCAGCTATGGCCTAAAGGAGTCCGTCCTGGCCACCTGTCTCATCGACGCCCTCGGCATGTCCCGCGACTCCGACGACGCCCTCCGCCTCATCAATTGGCGCAAGGGCGGCGCCCGCACCGGCGCCAATGCCGGCAACTTCGCTCTCGTCGCCGCCGAG GTGCTGCAAAGGAGGCAGGGACTTAGTTCCGGTGGACTAACGATCAACGAGTTGAATGAGTTGCTTGATCGTTTGGCTTCGAGCGAAAACAG GACTGAGAAGACTTCAATTCTTACTACTTTGGTACAGAAGACAAATGCTCAAGAAATGAAGTGGATCGTCATGATCATCCTTAAAG ATCTGAAATTGGGAATTAGTGAAAAGAGCATCTTCCACGAATTTCATCCAGATGCTGAAGACTTGTTTAATGTTACCTGTGACTTAAAATTGGTTTGTGAAAAGCTGAGGAATAGAAGTCAACGACATAAACGACAG GACATTGAAGTTGGAAAAGCTGTGCGACCGCAGCTAGCTATGAGAGTTGGTGATGCAACTGCTGCATGGAAAAAG TTTCATGGAAAGGAAATTGTTGTTGAGTGTAAGTTCGATGGTGATCGCATTCAAATTCATAAGAATGGAGGTGAAGTACATTACTACTCGAG GAACTTTTTGGATCACTCCGAGTATGGACATGCAATGTCAGACATTATTATACAAAATGTTCAGGCTGATAG GTGTATTCTTGATGGTGAGATGTTGGTCTGGGACACGTCTCTAAAGCGTTTTGCTGAGTTTGGTTCAAATCAAGAGATAG CAAAGGCAGCGAAGGATGGACTTGACAGTGATAAACAG TTGTGCT ATGTTGCATTCGATATCCTTTATGTTGGAGATACTAGTGTAATTCACGAGAGCTTGAAGGAACGGCAGGAGCTTCTCCAGAAAGTAGTCAAGCCTTTGACGGGTCGTTTAGAGATTTTAGTACCTAATGGTGGCCTTAACACTCGCCGTTCTTCAG GCGAACCTTGTTGGTCCCTTGTTGTTCATACTGTGGATGATGTTCAGAGGTTTTTCAAAGAAACCATAGCGAACAG AGATGAGGGGATTGTTATAAAGGACCTTGGTTCTAAATGGGAACCTAGTGATCGTAGTGGAAAGTGGTTGAAACTGAAGCCGGATTACATTCGGGCTGGTTCTGATCTGGATGTTCTGATAATAG GAGGATACTATGGTTCAGGGCGTCGTGGAGGGGAG GTAGCTCAGTTCTTGGTGGGTCTTGCTGAACGTCCGGTTGCAAATACTTATCCAAGAAG ATTTGTATCGTTTTGTAGAGTGGGTACTGGACTTACTGATGAGGAGTTAGATGCTGTGGCAACCAAATTAAAACCTTATCTAAG GAAGTATGACTACCCCAAAAAGGCCCCACCAAGTTTTTATGAAGTAACGAACCATTCAAAAGAGAGACCAGATGTTTGGGTTGAAAGCCCTGAGAA ATCAATAATCCTTTCCATAACGAGTGACATCCGAACCATAAGGTCCGAG GTTTTTGCTGCACCATACAGCCTGAGATTTCCACGTATTGATCGAATTAGATATGATAAACCTTGGCATGAATGCCTTGATGTGCAAT CATTTATAGAGCTTGTAGATTCAGGTAATGGTACCACACAAAAGGGGACAGGGACAGATTATGGTGGCCTGCAGGATGATAAAAAGAAACACAAGAGGATCTCTAAAAAGGAAGAGAAAAGAAATCTATCTCTTGTTCCCTCTCATTTAGTTCAGACTGATGTTTCTGGTGTCAAGGAGGACAGCTTAATATTTTCAAAAATGATGTTCT ACTTTGTTAATGTGCCTCCAACTCATTCTCTTGATTCCTTGCACAAAATAGTTGCTGAGAATGGGGGTACTTTTTCGATGAATTTGAATAACTCAGTCACCCACTGTGTTGCAGCTGAAAGCAAAG GGATTAAATATCAGGCAGCAAAACGTCAGGGAGATGTCATTCATTTGTCTTGGGTCTTGGATTGTTGTTCTCTAAAGAAACTCCTTCCTTTACAGCCAAA GTACTACCTCTCAATTTCTGATTCTTCAAAGAAGAAGTTAGAAGAAGAAATTGATGAGTTTTCTGACCCGTATTTCTGGGACCTTGACCTTGCAGACATGAAGCAG CTGTTGAGCAATGTGCCTAGATCAGAGGATGCGAAACGTATCAACTATTACAAGAAAAAATACTGTCCTATGGAGAAATGGTCTCGATTTCACGGCTGCTGCATTTGCTTTAACTCATCAATTCATTCCCT GAAACCGGATTGGGAAGTCATGTTAGGAGTTACAGTACGAAGGTTGAAGATTGAAGTTCTCATGGGTGGTGGCAGAGTCAGTGATAATCTTGCTGATGCCACCCATTTGGTACTCTTGTCAATTCAGGGGTGTGATGTGGGATTCGAAACCTTATCGCAAAG TTTGACTGAAGCGGAGAAGCACTTTTTGCATAACAAAAGGTTGCATGTTGTTGGACTGCAATGGTTGGAAGACTGCTTGGAAAAGAAGCAAAGATTACAAGAGGAATCATATAGTTTGAAACCCTATGGGTGGGAAGAATTCAACATCGAAGAGTG TAACCATGACATGGTTTTAGAAGAAGCGCCCAGTGATAATGTGGAAATTCAGAAGGTTCCTTCTGCTTCTAAGAAAGGGAGAAACAGAGGCAATGCAGCTCAAGAAAACAATGGGATCTTGCGCTCGCCTGAGAGGGGTAGCAAAAGGAAAAGAGGAAGACCTGCTGGCACAAACAGAGGGAAAAGTGGTGCCACCCAAACTCGAAGAACACGGGCACGTATTGGCAGGAAGCCTGCTAAAATATCTTTCCATGAGTCAGACGAAAGTGATTCTTATGATCATACATCATTTAAGGAAGACGTTGATATCGCTGAGGGAACACATGAGATGGTAGGTGACAGAAGTTTAGACATGCAAAGAAATGAGGCAATGAAAGATTCTACATCATCACAAAGTGGTAAGGCAGCTGAACAAGAGGTTGTTGCAGACATAAGATTCGATGGCAATTCTGTTAAATTTCCTGAAATTGAAATGATTGAGAAGCATAATAGCCAAGATCAAGATAACAAGGAGAAACTCGAAGTTAATGATGATCCAGTTCAAGCCATGTTGCTTGGTCTTATTCCCAGTCTTGGAACAAAGAATGCTCAAACTATGAAAATGAGTATTGAGTCTGAGAAGCCACCTGTAGATCTGATTCCAAGTCATGGAAAGAAGAATGTCCAAACCACATCGCATACTAGTGCCGAGGATGACAAGCCACCATGTGATATAGTTGCAGAGCCTACAAAGAAAAAGAAAGTTAGCTATAAGGATCTTGCTAGTCAGCTACTTAAGGATTGGTAA